TAATAATTTTCTGTCCTATTTGAGTCCACGGCAAAGCTTCAACCTTATCCATAATGGGCTGACTCACATCCAGTCCTTTTCCTGCTATTGCAGACGGGTCAAGTAAATTAAAAGTCAACCCGCCAGCGGCGGTACTACCGGCCTGAATCAATGAATTCACAAATTGATTCACCAATACAGGAAATGAACTGACTATCCAGAACCAGATACCGATAAATAATATTTTTTTTATGGCATCCAGAATTTGCCCAGCACCTAACGCCCAATATAAACCAAACAAAACCACCTCTATTCCTAACAGTACTAGGAACAACCACAAGGTTGATGGATAAAGATTCCCATAACCTAATGAGAAAATACCAATAAAGTTCAATAATGTGGTAGTCAGGGTATTAAAACTCATAGCTATACCTTACCAACCAAGACTATTTATTGCTCGCAAAACCGCCTGACAATCTGAAGAACTCTTAAACTCCTGCCTGGGCATTTTGTTACATTTATTCCTTTGTAATTTCAACTCATCTTGATGATTTTTAAAATATTCTGTTTTTTTATCTAGTGATACTTCTTTAAGTGTTTTTTCCTTGACATAGTTG
The DNA window shown above is from sulfur-oxidizing endosymbiont of Gigantopelta aegis and carries:
- a CDS encoding EexN family lipoprotein; this encodes MKYLLLIPLILTVLNGCSQEEVDAANYVKEKTLKEVSLDKKTEYFKNHQDELKLQRNKCNKMPRQEFKSSSDCQAVLRAINSLGW